The genomic region ATTCATCCGCCGCTCGTAATTGTTGGGCGAGAGATAGCCGAGGGCTGAATGCCGGCGATGCGGGTTGTACCAGCCTTCGATGAAGTCGAAGATAGCGAGCGAAGCCTCACGATGTGTTTTGAAGGTATGCTGCACGAGAAGCTCACATTCGAGCGTTGCATTGAAGCTTTCGCACATCGCATTGTCATAGGCGTCGCCAACTGACCCCATTGATGGCTTCACGTTTGCTTCGCGGCAACGGGCGCCAAAGGCGATCGATGTGTACTGACAGCCTTGGTCGGGATGATGGATAACGCCATCGGGTTTTCGACGGTAGATCGCCATGTTGAGCGCTTCAAGAACGAGCTCAGTTCGTAAATGATTGGCCATAGCCCAACCGACGACGCGCCGGCTGCAAGCATCGAGCACCACGGCGAGATACAGGAAGCCTGCCCAGGTCGGAATGTACGTGATGTCGGCGACCCAGAGCCGATCGGGACGATCGGCGCGGAAATTACGGTCTACCAGATCTGGCGCCGGTCTCGCGTCATGATTGCGAATCGTTGTCGTCGTCGATTTCCGACGAGAAGCGCCGAAAATACCGCGTTCGCGCATGAGCCGCGCAACGCGCTTTCCAGAGATCGCAACGCCATCTTTGCGCAGTTCGAAATGAATGCGTGGGCGGCCGTACGTCGATCGCGACTTTCGATGAATCGCTTCAATGCGATCGCCGAGCAGAAGATCGCTGCTACGCCGCTGCGATGGCGGCCGCTTGCACCAAGCGTAATATCCGCTGACCGAGACGTCGAGCAATTGACAAAGCCGTGAAACAGCATGCATCGCCTGATTTGCTTTTATGAATCCGAAGAGCGCTCCGTCCTCGGTCCTTGGAAATTGGCGGCATTCCCGGAGTTGTGTTCCGAAACCACAATGATGTAGTTTGAGGTGATCCTGGGGCTAAATAACTACATCCGAAAAGAACGTTCTCAGCGACACCCTCGCCCCTGTTGAGCACCCTAATTTGTACCGGATGATCACCAGATAGCGCAAGGATGATGTCTGGCTCTGTCTCAAGTCGATATGTATATGTGCTAGTAGTGCAGCTTACGATTGATATCACCAGCGCGAGTCCTGCAACGACACTCTCTATACGTACTCCGCGCCTCACTTTAACGGGAGTGCCCTCGTCGGGACCGTTCGAATTCATATCTTCACCACGGAGCGGGGATTCGTCAGTTCGCTCGCAGCATCCGGCTTAGTATATCTCACAGGGCTAGTTCTTTCGCACCATCCAGCGTCGCAGCATGTCGAAGTCGAAGCTACCAACCGGGTCGGCATAGAAGGCATTCCGGGCCCTCAAGGAGCGACTCGAAATGCGCGGTGATGAAGCAGAGCATGCCCAGGGTCAGCTTGCCAAGGGCACCGCGATAATGCACCGACTAGATGCGGCGCATCGCTTCGTTGTAGGCGGCGTCGTGTTCGTTGATCGCGAGAATCAAGACCGTGCGCGCCTTCTCGTCGATCGTGAAGACAGCGCGCCACACGTTGCGACCAACCGCGAGTGCGGCGGCGCGCGCCTTTTTCAGCCGGCGCTTCTTCTTTGGGTAGACCTTCGGATCGCGTTCAAGTTGTTCGATCAGTTCGCCGAGTGACGGAACGAAGAATTCGTTCTCGAGTCCGTATTCGATGATCAGTTTTGCGACTTCCCGATGGAGCTTAACGCCCCACTGGTCTGCCCGCTCGGCTGTATCGATCGAGTCCGTTCGCTTGGTCGATTGCGCCGAAGAGCTCTCGCGCGTCAACGAACTCATCGGCGGAAGCGCTGGCACGACGAGCGAGGTCGTCGTCGTCCACGACGTCAGGCTTCGCTGGAATGAAGAGCTCGGCGATTGGGACTCCGAGGGCGTTGGCGATGCTGTCGACGACGTCGACGCCGACATCGGCTTCTGCGCGCTCGATTCTTGAGATGGTTTGGCGAGAGACGCCTGCTCGCTGCGCGAGGTCGTCTTGGGAGAATCGGGCTTTTGCCCGTCCGATAATGACATTGGTTCGTAGAACCTCCCGAGCGTTGGGCGCTCGTGGCTTGGCCATGGCTGTGGAATCGTGCATCGTGACCTTTCAAACGGCAGTGGGTGTGGGCGACTGCCCGCCCTGGTGGATGAGGGCGACCGTAGGCGCCCCTCGTTTTCTCGGTACGAATGTGAACCGGCGCTTTGAGCCAGGAGGCTCTAAGCGAGGTAATTGTACCACATAGTTGTCAATTCGAGTAGCCCGGGTGCGGGAAGGGGCTTGGCGGACGTGATTGCCTTATGATACATAAATGTGATCACGTGATCACATTTATGTTATACTCTCCGAACCATGCCAAAACGCAGCGAAAGCGATGGGCTCCGCCTCTTTGGGGCTCCGGCGCGCAGCCGGGCGCTTCTTGCGATCGCGCTGCTCGAGCAGACGTACCTGCGCGAGCTCTCGCGCATCGCGGGTGTGTCATTTCAGAGCATCGTGCGCATTGTCGACGATCTTCAAGAGCAGGGAGTTGTCTCGACACTAATGCGCGGGCCGCAACGAATCGTTACGCTCAATCCGTCGTTCTTTGCGTACCGTGAAGTTCGCGACTTGCTACTGCGCCTCGCGCCGACAGAGCCACGGATGGTGAAGACGATTGAAGATCTTCGTCGGCGGCCACGGCGTCGCACGAAAGAAGTGTAGTGGCCGCGCCCATCACGCCCAACTCGACACTGACCGACGTTTGCTTCGCGGTTTGCACAGCGCTTGATGCCGTGGGGACTATTGCGGTCCTCACGGACGGGAGCGCCGCGACCTATTACGCACCAGAACGCTATCAATCGCGCGACGCTGACTTTATCCTGACAATGTACCGCGTGCGCGAAGCCGGGCCGGCAGCGCTCGAGCAGCTTGGTTTTTGCGTCGGCGAAGACCAGATCTATCGGCACGAGCGGACGAAATTCACACTGGAATTTCCGCACGGGCCACTCGCAATCGGGGCCGAGTTGATTAAACGCTATGAGACAGTCAGACGTGACGACCAAGTGCTCCACATCATTTCGCGGACGGACTCTGTCCGCGATCGCCTCACTGCGTTTTTCCATTGGAGCGACCGCAGTGCGCTCGTCACGGCCCTTGGCGTGGCCGAAAGTGGCGACATCGATCTCGCCTCCATCAAAGCATGGAGCGAGCGAGAGGGTGAGGCCGATAAGTTCCGCGAGTTCAGCGACCGGCTGCGCGATGATCGCAGAACGGGCCGCGATCACTAATTTCCATCAGGTCCTTGCGTCGCTTATTTACAGCTGAAGATGCCGCCAGAGTTTGTGATGAGAATGTTCCTGTTTGCCAGGTATCTCGTACGCGCGAATTAAGGCGGCGCCATTCGATCAGCGCCAAAAGGACCTAAATGAATGAAAGCGCCGCTCCCTTTTTAAGACCGGCGCTCTTCGCAAGGTGCATCCTCGCCGGAATCGGATTAAGACATCGTGAACACTCCGACAAATGGCCGAGCCGGCTCGCCGAGATGTTCATGCTCGGCACATCTTACGCGATCTCGATGACCTGGCTGCACTCCGCAGGAATCCCTTGCTCGCCCCCTATGCGGACGAATCGCACGATCGGTTACGGGCGCGGATCATCGGCGCGGTGGAGAGCCTTCGTCCAGCCGGTTCCATAGCGAAAGCGTCAAATCGCCGCTACCGGCTGCACCAAGTCCTGGTCCGGTGCGAACTCCAGGGCGAGTCGCACAAGGCGGTGGCCGCCGAACTCGGCATCTCGCGCAGCCAGTTCTACGCCGATCGCCACGAGGCGTTTCTCCGCATGGCGAACGCTCTCGATGGATCTTTTGCCACGCGGCCGGTCGAGACACCGCTCCTTGATCCGCTGACGCTGCATCACGAATATATCGAAATGCTCTTCAAGCAGGGCCGCTTCGACGCCGCGTGGCGCGAGTCGCTCCGCGTTTTGAACGTAGTGCGCGGGCAGTCAAGGGAAATCGAGGTATGGGCGACCGTGGCGGACGCCGCGCGCATCCTGGGCAATATTCGGCAATCCGTAGAGGCGATACATCAGCTCTCCCGCATCGCGTCGACTTCTACGAATCTCGAGATGCGTCGCGAAGCGGCGCTGCGCGTCGCGACTTCCGAGATCGCGCTTGCCGGCGTGCAAGGACGATTCAACGTCGCGCTGGAGCGTTTCGACCGAGCGGTCCGGGACGCGGACGTTGAGCGTACGCTGAGCGCTCGCGACGCGACGCGGTTCGCGATTTTGCTCGGCTTTGGAGCCGAGATCTGCATCGGATGCGGGCAATGGCAACGCGCGCAGACATTGCTACATCGCGCGGCAGGCCTCATCGATTCATCGCTGGCTCCGTACGGTAGCGCGTACCTTCAGCGTCTGCGCGCCAGAATCGCGCAGGAGCGCAACGGTGACTCGGCAGGATGCGTGCAAGATCTACAAGATGCGCTGGTGGCGCTGCAGCACCATAAGCATCTTCCGGACCTCGCGATGGGCGTGGTCGAGTACGGCATCGCGCTCGCGGCAACCGATCGGCCCAAAGCGATGGAGTACATCGACTACGGCCTTGCCATGGCCAAGGAGGTGTGTGGCTTCGACCGGTTTGCGGTGCTCATCGCGAATGCTGCACCGCTGCTTCAGGAACGCTCCGGCCCCGACACGACGCTTCGCGAAATTGCGGAAGTGAGAATGCGCGCACCGCTTTCGGCGCGCGCCGACTATCTCATCAACGTCGCGGAGTCGGATGCGCGACTCGCGCGCGGTGAATTTGGCCTAGCGTCGGAAATCGGCATTAGCGCAGGGCAATCACTCGAAGATGCGGCGCTCTTTCCCGCAGCCGCGAAGGCCCGGCTCATCGCCGTCGAGGCATTCGCGCGCGACGGTAAGAAGGTGAAGGCCAAGCAGTTGTTCCGAAAATCGAAAGACTTTTTGCACGCGTACGCCGACTTCGCTACGCGTCAACGCGCCCGCCGTTCTGGACTCTTTCTGGACTCCTTGCGGCAGTAGCCAAACTTACGGCACAGAACCCAGCCCGGATAAATTTGTCCGTGGAGGGCTTCTACCACCTTGTTACTTCGACGAATACGACGCGTCGGCACCTTGCTAGTGCCGCTAGGCGTCCTAGCATTTGCTGCCTGCGGGGGAGGCGGAAGCACACCAGCAACACCCGGGGTCGTTACGACGCCGAATCCCGGCGCATCGGCGCCGAGCCCGAACGCATCGGCTTCGGGTGATACGTTTACCTATTCAGGCTCGCTTTCCCAAACAGTGACGCTATATGCGACGCCGCCGCCGGATCCGTCGCTGTATGGTGGATCGACCCCGCTGCCCACGTCGACGCCGTGGGTCAGCACGACGAATCAAAGCGTCACGCAAAACGTTGCGGTTTCGACCGGTCAGTCGTTCGACGGCCAGAGTAACTTGACCGAGTTCACGGCGAACGAAACGGACGCCGGTCAGTTGCAAACGACGACGACCGCGTCGCAAGCATATCTTTCGTACGTCACCGACGCAACGCGAACGAACGGCATCGACGTGACCGAGATCGGCACGTCGTCTTCCGATTCGAACGGCGTCGCGACGCAAACGATCTTCGGAACCGGTAACGGCGTCGTCGAGGAGCTGCCGTTCGTGTACGGCGGCCAATGGACGAACACCGCGACGCGCACCGATACGGAAACGGACCCTGACGACGAGAACATCACGGCGGCGTACAACGCAGACGGGACGTATCAGGAACAGTTCACGTACCCCGAAGGCGGTACGGCAAGCGCACTGACCCGAGACGACGGCAGCGGCGTCTACGACGTTCCGATCGAGGGTGACGCGGCTGGAGAGACGTCTCTCAGCGTGGAGGCTCCGTCCGGCGGGCAAATCACGGTCGGCCTAAACATTCCGGTCGCAGATGAGGCGGCTGCATTTTCGGTTCCGGATTGGTATCCCGTCGCTCCGCCGGATTTTGCATCGGACACGTACGTGGACGAAGGATCGACGACGTTGCCCTCCTCGTGCAAGGTTGGCTCTTCATACCAATCGGCGAGTGTCGAAGAGTTCATCGAAACCAAGACTCGGCTCGATACGGTTTTCGGCGAATGGGAAAACGACCAAGTCACGCAGTACGTGAGCAGCTCCTATGGGTTGCTCTGCGAAGTCGTGAGCGACGATCTCCAAGACTACTACGACTACAGCACGCAGTCCGGCTCGGCCTTCGCGTTTACCTTCACGACACCGCCGACGCCGCTCGTCACGACGACGGTCAGCGAAACGCTCGCGCTACAATCCGCGAGCTACGCGGCCACGTCGTCGCTCGCTCACCGCGCGACCGCACAAGACTCTTCAGAATCCACCACGTCGTTGGCCCTGCTGCCGCGACCCTCGCTGGCTCGCGCCAACACGCTCATCGCCGTTGCTCACGCGCGCGACGTACGTGTGATGAACAATGCAGTTCGTACCGACTCCGTTATGAGGCACACACCGTGAAGTTACGCTACGGATTATCGCTCCTAGCCGCGATCCTCGCGGCATGTTCCGGCGGCGGCGGTTCGCCCAGTACGTCAATGGTCCCGTCCGCGCGGGCAGTAGGCGGAACCTCGCCAATCACGCCGGCGTCGTCATCCACGTTTAGTTACTCGACGCAGGCGCTGCAAGGCGCAAGACTCATCGCAACGGCGAGTAACCTCGCATCGATCAGCGCCGACCTCGTGCCGCAAATGCAAAATGCGACCGGGCTGATGAACTACGCGAAGGCGGTCAGCGACCCGAAGAGCGCAGATTACCGGCATTTCCTCACGCCGCAACAGATCGGCGATCGATACGGCGCTTCGGAGACGACCTACGACGCGGCAATCAAGTACTTCCAATCGCAGGGCATTTCCGTCGCGGTGTGGCCGCAAAGGTTGCTGCTGCACGTGACGGGCCCGCAGGCGAAGATGCAGAGCGCGTTGCACACGACCTTCGGCTGGTATAGCAACGGCAAGCAGACCTTCCTTGCGCCGGAGAGCACACCGGCGCCGCCGGCCTCCATCGGGATCGTCGGAGCCACCAACATCGTCATGGTGACGAACGACTTCACGGATCATGTGGACGTGTCGAATGCCGCTGCAAACGGCGCCGGCAACGGCGTTATCTACGGCTACTCACCGCAACAAATCGCCTCCGCATTCGATTATCAGGGCGCCTACGCGGCGGGATACACGGGCACCGGCATCACGACGGGTGTGATCGGCACCGGCCCCTTCTCCCCCGCAGACGTCCCAGCGTATAAGCAAATGTTGAACGTCGGCGGCTCCGGGACGGTAACCGTCGTCTCGGCCACCGACGCGAACGCGCCTGGAAATACGGCGCTTGGATTTGCGACGCCGCCGCCGGTGACGCTTCCCAGCGGATTTTGCGTACCGCCCTACTCGTCGGAATATCCGAATCCGCCGAGCTGCAATCCCGAAGATACGGAAACGCAGCTCGACACCGAGCAGCTTGCAAGTCTCGCGCCGGGCGCGAATCTCCGCTATTATCTCGCGTACAATCCGGCTGACGGATGCGGGGTCATCGGTGTCGACTGCCCGGCAGGCACGGGACAAGCGCAGCAGGGCCTGGCCGAAGCCGATGCCGAGATCAATACCGCGATCGCGGATGACACCGAAGACGTGCTCTCGCTGAGCTTTGGCGGACCGGAAACGCTCAACGTCGGCGGCGAGTTCAACGCCTCGGGCGAGGGGGTTGAACCGCTCGAGTTCGCCGCGCTCGCAAGTGAGGGCATCGCCGTCTTCGTTTCATCGGGTGACTCGGGCGCAGAAGGGTGCGCGCCGTACGTGGGCGTCGCACCGAATCCGGACGCACTCTGCGTTTCCTATCCGGCCACCGATCCGAACGTGGTGGCCGTCGGCGGCGTGAATACGCCGATGAACACCGCGGGACAGCTACTCGGACCGATCACCGGCTGGGGAACGCGCTCGGGCGGCGCTGACGGATCCGGCGGCGGCGTTTCCGCGTATTTCCCGCTTTCGACTCCGCAAACCGGCGCAGCGGGCATTACCGGAACGATGCGCAACGTTCCCGATATCGCACTCGACGGCGATGCGCTCACCGGCGTCACGGTACTGATGTACGGAGGGAGTCAATTTGCCGGTGACGAGCAGATCTTACCCATCGGCGGCACCAGCGTCGCAGCTCCGGAAGCCGCAGCGATGTGGGCGTTGGTATTGCAAGCCTGCAAACAGACCTCGAGCTGCGCAACGGCAACCGGGCCCTATCCGTATCGTCTCGGCAACCCGGCCGCGTATTTCTACAAAATCTACGCGAACTCGTCGGAATACGCATCGACGATCTACGACGTCGTCTACGGCAGCAACGCATTGAGTTGTACGGCCGGCGCAGGTTGTCCAAGTGCGTCTCCGACCTACCCGGGCTATATCGCCGGCCCGGGATACGATCTTGTCTCAGGCGTCGGCGTGCCGTATGCACGCGCACTCATCAAGGCGGTGGTAGGAGTATGAGATCGCATCATTCATTCGCGCTGGCATGCGCGCTAGCCGTACTGCTCACCGCCTGTGGTGGCGGATCAGGCAGCGGACTCAAGCCGATTCCAAATGCAACGAGCACGGCGTCGACGTCGCCGTCGCAACAACCAAACATCAACTTCGTGATGTACATTCCGGGATTGGCTTCGGTATCGAGTAGTTCGGCCAAGTCCGGCGTACACCCCATGGACTTCACCGATAGTACGGCGTCGGTCGCGATTGCCATCGGCACTGCGGTGCTGGCGACGGCGAACGTCTCCTCGACGTCTTCACTCTGCACGGCGGCATCGGGAGGCGGTCGCAACTGCACGATAGGCGTTTCCGCGCCGACCGGCAGCGATACGTTCACCGTAACCGCTTACGATCAAGCCGGCGGTACCGGGACCGCGATCGCGAGTGCAACGATGGTAGAGACGGTCTCGTCGACGCTGACGACGGTAAACGTCGCGGTTACGGGGACGATCGTGAAGCTCGCGGTCGCGCTCTCGAATCCGAACCCGGCGGTCGGAACCGCCGCGACCTCGACCGTCACGGTCACCGGGGTAGACGCTGACGGAAACCAGGTGCTCGGTCCGTACGCGTCGCCGGTCACGCTGAGCGATAGCGATACGACGGGCGTCACGTCGCTCTCCACGACGACGCTCACGGCTTCAACGAGCACCGCTACGCTGAGCTACACGGGCGCCCAGAGCGACGCCACGATAACCATTACGGCCTCAATGTCCGGCGCGGCTTCTGCCACGGCGGCCTTCGCGGTGGAGCCCGGATTCTTGAGCGCCTACAACGTGCCCGAAGTGACGACTCCGTACGGACAAACAACGCCCGGCATATGGGCCATGGCTCTCGGCTCCGACGGGAACATGTGGATTGGCTGCACCGCCGTTGCCGGTCTCTTAAAGGTCACCGCAAACGGCAGCATGACCTGGTACCCCTTAAATGGGAACAATGGCGGCGTAAACGGCGTTGTGCTCGGTTCGGACGGTAACATCTGGGCCGCGAACGAGGCCGACGCCTCGATCGAGCGAGTTACGACCGCGGGCGTCGATACGTCGTTTCCGGTTCAGCAAGCCGGGCAAACCTACGCCATCCCCGACGAAGTGGGGCTTGGACCTGACGGGAACGTGTGGTTTGACGACGGATGGAATCATCTGTACGGGAAGATTACGCCGAGTGGAACCATCACCGAATATGCATCGTATCCGTCAGCTTCCGCGGTAGCCGCGATTACCGCCGGGCCCGACGGAAACGTCTGGATGGCCGATCAGGCGGGAAATCAAGTTTGGAAAGTGTCTCCGTCGTCGGGAGCAATTCTTGCGACGTATACACTTCCGACGGCTAATGCGGAACCGAACGCGATCGTCGCCGGGCCGGACGGCAACCTTTGGGTCTCCGAGTATAACGGCAACAAGATCGCGCGCGTGACGACGTCGGGAACGATCACCGAGTTCACGATCCCGACCGCAGCAGGAAGTCCCTCGGCGATCGCTGCCGGACCCGACGGAAGAATCTGGTTCGCAGAGCAAGGGGCGCCTGAGAGCATTGGGAAAATCGGGTACGTGACCACGGACGGTACGCAAATCCGCGACTTCATCAGCGGGGCGGGCTATACCGGCTATAAGGTGCACGGCCTTGCCTTCGCTCCCAATGGTGTCCTGTGGTACATCGCCTTGGAAGACTATCAACCAAACTCCAATGAGGTGGTCGGGACGTTTGAATACTAAAGGCGGATCCGATCAAGTCGGCGCTACCAAGTAAAGCGCCTCTGCTAAGGTGTCGACGATCGCGCCCGCGTACCGGCTCGCGAACGCGTAGAGGAGGCCGGAGTCATGCATGCCGTTGTGTGCCGATCGTTTACCGGAATCGATGATTTGGATTTGGGGGAGATGGCGGCTCCGAAACCCGGCGCCGGGGAAATACTCGTTCAGGTCCATGCGGCAGCGGTAAATTTCATGGACTGCCTCATGGTCGCGGGCAAATATCAGTTACGGCCGCAAACGCCGTTCGTCCCAGGGACCGACGCCACCGGCGTCGTGGCCGCCGTGGGCGAAGGCGTGACTCGCTTTAAACCAGGGGACCGCGTCGCGTGCAGCAACTGGACGGGAGCGTATTCGCCGCAGATGATCGCCTCGCAACTTTCTGCGGCGCATCTGCCGCCCGTCGTCGACCCGGCGAAACCGTCTTTATATCCGGCGCCGCGGGCGGCGTCGGACTTGCAGCCGTCGACTTAGCGCGACATCTCGGGGCCCGGGTCGTCGCCGGCGTTGGTTCCGAAGAAAAGGTCGGGATCGTCCGGGAATACGGGGCGGACGAAGTGATCGACTACGTTCACGAAGATTTGCGCGAACGAATCAAGGCGGTGACCGGCGGTAAAGGCGTGGACGTCGTCTTCGACGTTCTTGGCGGCGACGTGTTCACCACCATGACGCGACTCATGAACTGGGGCGGGCGGATGCTGCCGGTCGGCTTTGCGAGTGGGGACATCCCATCGGTCCCAATGAACCTATTGCTGCTGAAGGGTTATTCGATCGTCGGCGTTTTTTGGGGCGCCTGGTCCGAGCGCTATCGCGAAGCGAGCATTGCGGCCGACGAACAGATTTTCGCATGGATCGCACAAGGCAAACTCAAGCCGCACGTGGGAGCTGTTTTTCCCTTGGAGCAATTCAAGAAAGCGATGGAAAGCGTGCTCGACCGGACGGCACAAGGGCGTGTCGTGCTCAAAGTCGGCGATTCCGAGTGAGCGATCCGCGCTATTGGCCCTTCTGTGCGCCGACGTAGAGGATCCATTTGACGAACAGTGCCGGCTCGGTGTTGAGATTGTCGGCATTGCCGTACACGAAATAGAATTCATTGTGTCCGCGCAGGTAATGCAGCGCGAGTGAGACGTTGCCGGCGTTGACGAAGCACCCGGACTGATACGGATCTCCCGTCGAGATATTGCACGTCGACCCGGGCGAATAGATGTTCTCGTATGCCGGCGTTTGGAACGCGTTGGGGAGATTCGGGCCGATGATGCGGCGCACGCCGACGTCGAACTGCCATGCTTTGTTCGGCTGCCAGTCGAGCGAGGTCCGCTCCAGCCATTGATCGGTCGAAACTTCACCGGCATAGGCGGTGAGATATTTGTCCTGATCGGTCTCGAGCGCGAGGTGGATGCGGCGGGTGATGGGCAGCGTGGAGAGATACGTCCACGCGTCGAGTTCGCCGTGGTCGTACGGGCCGCCGGTGTATTGCACGTATGACGGCGTGTTCGTGGTTTCGCGGTACCCCAGGTTGAAGCCGTTGCCGTTAAAAGGCAGAAACGCGTTCTCGACGGTGCGGATGCCTTGGGAGCCGGCATACAACTTCACCGTGAGCAGATCTTTCAGGTCGACCTTGACTTGCGCTTCCTCGTCCGTTTGTGAGAGCAGGCCGAGGTGATTGTTGTACCGCGCGTAGTAATTCATTGCGTAGACGTCGTGAAGCCAGAACGAGGGCGTGAAGTTGAAGGTGTGCTGCAAGAGGCTTTGATACCCGAGGATGTCGTTCTGCGCGACGTAGCCGTCGAGCGGATCGAATTGAGCGCCGATCCGCTGCACGCCGACGACATAGCTGCTCGTTGCCGTAAAGTAGACCAAGCCGTACTCCCGGTCTTGGGCCTGCGCGCCGTCTGAGATCAGCGACCCGGATTCGAAGATGTTGTTGCTGTAGACGCCGACGTGCGTGTGTTGGTTGAGATAGCCCAGACCAAGCGAGGCGGTGTCATCGCTCAGTCCATAGGCGTCGACCGCCACACGCTCGGTATCGATGCCAACATTTTGCCGTGGATCCTCGTAGGCGTAGTTCGCGGTCTCGGCTTGGTCGGTACGGTCGAGACCGAGCGCGTCGAATGCCGCGAACGCCATGCGGCCCTGTGTGCCTTCGGCACCATAGCCTTGCGAAAACGCCGGGATCGAGGGCGTGTAGAGCGTTGAAGGACACGAGACACAAACGAAGTTTTGAT from Candidatus Baltobacteraceae bacterium harbors:
- a CDS encoding helix-turn-helix domain-containing protein — protein: MPKRSESDGLRLFGAPARSRALLAIALLEQTYLRELSRIAGVSFQSIVRIVDDLQEQGVVSTLMRGPQRIVTLNPSFFAYREVRDLLLRLAPTEPRMVKTIEDLRRRPRRRTKEV
- a CDS encoding protease pro-enzyme activation domain-containing protein, which codes for MKLRYGLSLLAAILAACSGGGGSPSTSMVPSARAVGGTSPITPASSSTFSYSTQALQGARLIATASNLASISADLVPQMQNATGLMNYAKAVSDPKSADYRHFLTPQQIGDRYGASETTYDAAIKYFQSQGISVAVWPQRLLLHVTGPQAKMQSALHTTFGWYSNGKQTFLAPESTPAPPASIGIVGATNIVMVTNDFTDHVDVSNAAANGAGNGVIYGYSPQQIASAFDYQGAYAAGYTGTGITTGVIGTGPFSPADVPAYKQMLNVGGSGTVTVVSATDANAPGNTALGFATPPPVTLPSGFCVPPYSSEYPNPPSCNPEDTETQLDTEQLASLAPGANLRYYLAYNPADGCGVIGVDCPAGTGQAQQGLAEADAEINTAIADDTEDVLSLSFGGPETLNVGGEFNASGEGVEPLEFAALASEGIAVFVSSGDSGAEGCAPYVGVAPNPDALCVSYPATDPNVVAVGGVNTPMNTAGQLLGPITGWGTRSGGADGSGGGVSAYFPLSTPQTGAAGITGTMRNVPDIALDGDALTGVTVLMYGGSQFAGDEQILPIGGTSVAAPEAAAMWALVLQACKQTSSCATATGPYPYRLGNPAAYFYKIYANSSEYASTIYDVVYGSNALSCTAGAGCPSASPTYPGYIAGPGYDLVSGVGVPYARALIKAVVGV
- a CDS encoding zinc-binding dehydrogenase, with product MQQLDGSVFAADDRLATFCGASAARRRPGETVFISGAAGGVGLAAVDLARHLGARVVAGVGSEEKVGIVREYGADEVIDYVHEDLRERIKAVTGGKGVDVVFDVLGGDVFTTMTRLMNWGGRMLPVGFASGDIPSVPMNLLLLKGYSIVGVFWGAWSERYREASIAADEQIFAWIAQGKLKPHVGAVFPLEQFKKAMESVLDRTAQGRVVLKVGDSE
- a CDS encoding sugar-binding protein codes for the protein MRAFARGVFHAAALLLCAAALPARADDAPPTLTLPAAPAPAVDGDVDRSWDGAATIHLDYDFTYRRPASSPPMVRVTQDGTALYVAFEVTEKSVIANQHTNGSSVLSDDYVGVYFSPQGSEGFSYAFFANPIGTRYQTSSENSAYAPEWTAVGRSTPRGYEVTMRIPLSIIRSGGSHDWRMQFVRFSQATNSLDVWAYSPIASSASDPTFIGRVKGVGIVPSGSKSANARNPARLQMYGLGEATSAANGGSTSRVGADFSLPIDPTASFVGALHPDYSNVESDQQTIAPTAFARQYVEVRPFFTQLASNFYQNFVCVSCPSTLYTPSIPAFSQGYGAEGTQGRMAFAAFDALGLDRTDQAETANYAYEDPRQNVGIDTERVAVDAYGLSDDTASLGLGYLNQHTHVGVYSNNIFESGSLISDGAQAQDREYGLVYFTATSSYVVGVQRIGAQFDPLDGYVAQNDILGYQSLLQHTFNFTPSFWLHDVYAMNYYARYNNHLGLLSQTDEEAQVKVDLKDLLTVKLYAGSQGIRTVENAFLPFNGNGFNLGYRETTNTPSYVQYTGGPYDHGELDAWTYLSTLPITRRIHLALETDQDKYLTAYAGEVSTDQWLERTSLDWQPNKAWQFDVGVRRIIGPNLPNAFQTPAYENIYSPGSTCNISTGDPYQSGCFVNAGNVSLALHYLRGHNEFYFVYGNADNLNTEPALFVKWILYVGAQKGQ